DNA sequence from the Pseudomonas tritici genome:
CCTGGCCAACATCCTGATCCCTACCCCGGACAGCGCCAACTCTGAGCAGCTCAATGCAGCCGCAGCTAAAACCCAGGCTATTTATGAGCGCTTGAAGGCCGGTGCCGACTTCGCCCAAATGGCGATTGCTCAGTCCGGCAGCGACAACGCCCTCGAAGGCGGTGACATGGGCTGGCGTAAAGCCGCTCAATTGCCGCCGCCGTTCGACCGCGAGCTGAGCGCCATGGAAGTGGGTGGCATTACTCAGCCAGCCCGCACCCCAGGCGGCTTTATCATTCTCAAGTTGCTGGAAAAACGCGGCGGCGAGACCTCGCTGAAAGACGAAGTACACGTTCGTCACATCCTGGTCAAACCAAGCGAAATCCGCACCGAAGCGCAAACCAAGGAACTGGCCCAGAAGATCTATGACCGCATCGAAAGCGGTGAAGACTTTGCCACCCTGGCCAAAAGCTTCTCGGAAGACCCGGGTTCTGCCCTCAACGGCGGCGACCTGAACTGGATCGACCCGAAAGCCTTGGTGCCAGAGTTCCAGCAAGTGATGGCCGATACTCCGCAAGGTGTGCTGTCCAAGCCGTTCAAGACCCAATATGGCTGGCATGTGCTGGAAGTCCTTGGCCGTCGCGCCACCGACAACACCAACCAGGCCCGCGAGCAACAAGCACTGAACGTAT
Encoded proteins:
- a CDS encoding peptidylprolyl isomerase is translated as MNVKTKLSDCLRPLVLGALFLGTASAHAAVQQLDKVVAIVDNDVIMQSQLDQRVKEVQQTIAKRGGGVPPTSVLDQQVLERLIVENLQLQIGDRSGIRISDEELNQAVGTIAQRNNMSIDQFRAALAHDGLSYEDARDQIRREMIISRVRQRRVAERVQVSEQEVKNFLASDLGKMQLSEELHLANILIPTPDSANSEQLNAAAAKTQAIYERLKAGADFAQMAIAQSGSDNALEGGDMGWRKAAQLPPPFDRELSAMEVGGITQPARTPGGFIILKLLEKRGGETSLKDEVHVRHILVKPSEIRTEAQTKELAQKIYDRIESGEDFATLAKSFSEDPGSALNGGDLNWIDPKALVPEFQQVMADTPQGVLSKPFKTQYGWHVLEVLGRRATDNTNQAREQQALNVLRNRKYDEELQTWLRQIRDEAYVENKLPGAEQTGTDQATQ